A stretch of Mya arenaria isolate MELC-2E11 chromosome 14, ASM2691426v1 DNA encodes these proteins:
- the LOC128217582 gene encoding BTB/POZ domain-containing protein 3-like has translation MRQTDSIMQVDSWQHVGSFALSNKEMLERGVLTDVTIVAGSSGERLKCHKFILASRSPVLYTMFCGALPETDGHILVPDIEASVLKQFLSYLYCGQCSINNETVMALMYAANKYDVLLLLKECSKYLEENINSENVCTILNQSILFEENVLVNRCLLFISKHSSAVFQSESFVTLSKPALKAILELDALNCDELKVYHATKKWAVYACKEVKDSSIRETMADLLHLIRFPTMDIEDFNKYVGSEEVLNKLEKEDIKSAIQLGKSSSYFKSKTRCPDCASPFKIETTHKIERGWGCGSQIQEGINFRISRQVKLRSVALYLPCVGGSVCGILNIEENGSSMHSQKVVLRFDKDERFKYLKLNSRVTLHVGPMYSLRYRTEGTCTWVSQLDQETQTINNIDIEFEPDQKSTMTYGQVHGFEIE, from the exons ATGCGACAAACAG ATTCTATTATGCAAGTTGACTCGTGGCAGCACGTGGGCAGTTTCGCCTTGAGCAACAAGGAAATGCTTGAGCGCGGAGTTCTTACTGACGTCACTATTGTAGCTGGATCAAGTGGGGAGAGACTCAAGTGTCACAAATTTATACTGGCGAGCAGGTCCCCTGTGTTGTACACGATGTTCTGTGGGGCTTTGCCGGAGACAGACGGGCACATTTTGGTACCGGACATTGAAGCATCTGTCCTTAAGCAATTTCTCAG CTATTTGTATTGTGGACAGTGCAGTATCAACAATGAGACCGTCATGGCATTGATGTATGCCGCAAACAAGTACGATGTCCTTTTGTTGTTGAAAGAATGCAGTaaatatttggaagaaaatatCAACTCCGAAAATGTATGCACCATTTTGAACCAATCGATTCTGTTTGAAGAAAACGTTCTTGTGAATAGGTGCCTTCTTTTCATCTCAAAACATTCAAGCGCAGTGTTTCAGTCTGAAAGCTTCGTCACGTTATCGAAACCAGCATTAAAAGCCATTCTTGAGCTCGATGCACTGAATTGTGATGAATTAAAAGTTTACCATGCCACTAAAAAGTGGGCCGTATATGCTTGCAAAGAGGTCAAGGATAGCTCAATAAGGGAAACAATGGCGGATCTTCTTCATCTTATCCGATTTCCAACAATGGATATTGAAGACTTCAATAAGTATGTTGGATCTGAAGAAGTTCTTAACAAGCTGGAAAAGGAAGATATTAAATCTGCTATCCAGCTTGGTAAAAGTTCGTCATACTTCAAAAGTAAGACCAGATGTCCGGATTGTGCATCACCATTCAAAATTGAAACGACACACAAGATAGAACGTGGTTGGGGCTGTGGAAGTCAAATTCAGGAAGGAATAAATTTCAGAATTTCTAGACAAGTGAAATTGCGATCGGTAGCCTTGTATTTGCCCTGTGTAGGCGGATCAGTGTGTGGAATTTTAAACATCGAAGAAAATGGTAGTTCAATGCATTCACAGAAGGTTGTACTAAGATTTGACAAAGATGAAaggtttaaatatttgaaactgaATTCACGCGTGACATTGCACGTTGGGCCTATGTACTCCTTACGGTACAGAACAGAAGGCACATGCACGTGGGTTTCGCAATTGGATCAGGAAACGCAGACCATTAACAACATAGATATCGAATTTGAACCCGACCAGAAGAGCACAATGACATATGGACAAGTCCATGGATTTGAAATCGAATAG